One genomic window of Thalassolituus hydrocarboniclasticus includes the following:
- the recF gene encoding DNA replication/repair protein RecF (All proteins in this family for which functions are known are DNA-binding proteins that assist the filamentation of RecA onto DNA for the initiation of recombination or recombinational repair.), with translation MPIRQLKISGVRNLQPLDLTLQSGVNFIYGDNGSGKTSILEAIVLMAAGKSFRTSQLKHVLAHNADRIEIQMDIDDESLGQCQLDSLRLKGGDHLLKLNGSVLTSQAEAAHWLPVQVIDPTTFKLLSGSPEERRQFIDWGVFHVEHSFMEQWKTFRKQLKQRNSVLKQKEAEWLPVWNKGFVESALVIDQHRRAYLKRFKPEFMRILKALDDSVDVTLAYYPGWDKDSELQDVLDKQQERDMVLGYTQSGPHRAELRIKVDKQPAAEILSRGQQKTVVAALKIAQGALFQQESGRRTIYLVDDLASELDEKHRFALCKLLEDLKCQVFITSIDKDKLTDIWQPVASKLFHVEQGLIQDVAAEVEDAASQQDRPAD, from the coding sequence ATGCCAATCCGGCAGCTTAAAATCAGCGGCGTGCGTAATCTGCAGCCGCTGGATCTTACACTCCAGTCCGGAGTGAATTTCATCTACGGCGATAACGGCTCGGGCAAAACGAGCATTCTCGAAGCTATCGTGCTGATGGCGGCGGGTAAGTCTTTCCGTACCTCACAGCTCAAACACGTACTGGCTCACAATGCGGATCGTATTGAAATCCAGATGGATATCGACGACGAGAGCCTTGGCCAGTGTCAGCTCGACAGTCTGCGTCTGAAAGGCGGCGATCATCTGCTGAAGCTGAATGGCTCGGTGCTGACCTCTCAGGCAGAAGCCGCCCATTGGCTGCCGGTTCAGGTGATTGATCCCACCACATTTAAACTGTTGTCCGGTTCGCCGGAAGAACGACGCCAGTTTATCGACTGGGGTGTGTTCCACGTGGAACACAGTTTTATGGAACAGTGGAAAACCTTCCGCAAGCAACTTAAGCAACGCAACTCGGTGCTTAAGCAAAAAGAAGCGGAATGGCTGCCGGTGTGGAACAAAGGCTTTGTCGAAAGCGCACTGGTGATTGATCAGCACCGTCGCGCCTATCTGAAACGCTTTAAACCTGAGTTTATGCGCATCCTCAAAGCGCTGGATGACAGCGTCGATGTCACCCTGGCCTACTATCCGGGCTGGGATAAAGATTCCGAGCTGCAGGACGTGCTGGATAAGCAGCAGGAGCGTGATATGGTGCTGGGCTATACCCAGTCAGGCCCTCACCGTGCAGAGCTGCGTATAAAGGTCGACAAGCAGCCTGCCGCCGAAATATTAAGCCGTGGCCAGCAGAAAACCGTGGTCGCCGCACTGAAAATTGCCCAGGGCGCACTGTTCCAGCAAGAGAGTGGAAGGCGCACCATTTATCTGGTCGATGATCTCGCATCAGAGCTGGATGAAAAGCACCGTTTCGCTTTATGTAAGCTGCTGGAAGACTTAAAATGTCAGGTCTTTATTACCAGTATCGATAAGGACAAGCTGACCGATATCTGGCAGCCCGTAGCCAGCAAGTTGTTCCACGTGGAACAGGGTCTTATTCAGGATGTTGCAGCGGAAGTTGAAGATGCAGCGTCACAGCAAGACAGGCCTGCGGACTGA